From the genome of Ananas comosus cultivar F153 unplaced genomic scaffold, ASM154086v1, whole genome shotgun sequence:
CCCAACTCCGGCTACTCCTGCTCCGAGAACCGCATAAGGTTTCGCTCCTCCATGTTTTTCATGACGTTCTAGTCCGTTGCATCACAGATCCAGTTATCGTCCTCGGCTCCAACTCCAGAGACCGCCGTTCGAAGCATGTCCATCGTCTTTCCTTGACCAAGGTTGATAAAGTGTTCCGATCCTACTCCATCAGTCTTTGCCACCACCTCTCCCATCGCCTCATCTTCACTTTCAAGATGGCCATTATCATGGACGCTATTTTCTTTCTCCCCTCACATGCTCGTTATCATTATTAGGAACATTCAGCGGGGGCATCGTAGTTCGTTGGTCCCTCCGTCCGCACTCCTCTCCCAGCTCTCCACGTGAATCATAATTAAGAAAACTTCTTTCCCCAGCACTATAGATAAATTTTGAGAATATCTCTCTAATGGATCAAGAGCAATCTAAGATCCGTCATTGCTTTAGTCACTGTAACGCCccgaatagtcccacatcgagtgggatactgattccgatcagtttatatgaggcctacacgctagtaataataattgggcttaagcattttgggccggtggtttaggcccaacgagttattgttgctagtgggtcgggtcgttgctattggtatcagagctgaataccagccagaagtgtgagagctaagtgctatgcgctacaaagtgctacaccaatgaatttggtgggagccacctctagaatctgaatctcacatcgcctggtaattctgCTCCTGGTCTGTTTGTGATCTGGTTTAGACcctaatagtctcacatcgggtGGGATACTAAttctgatcagtttatatgaggcatACACGCtattaataataactggactgaagcattttgggccggtggtttgggcccaacgagttattgttgctagagGGTCGGGTGGTTGCAGTCACTTCATCGGCCTTGATAAAACTTTCCAAAACCACTCACTATCGTCACCCCCTTGCCACTGTCCAGCTCTCAAAATGTAGGTTGATCAATTGGATCCAAGAAGTGCATGTTAGTCTGTGGGGGCGAACATTTCTATTCAGTCTCCAGGAATAGCATCTAAGCCTTTCAAGGGTAATTATCTCTATTATTCTTAGACTTCGCTTGAGACCCATTTCGGGagaaaaaatcacaaaatcttGGTCCCTGTATCGTGCGACGAAGAAGCCTTTGGTATAGCCACCAAATCGTTTTGCGAGTGCCCTCACAATAGTATGAAGTGGATCTCCGCCCAGATTCGCCAGTTGAATGATGTCCGCAAGCATTGCGTTGCAACCTAGGTCCCTCCTCAAAAAATTTCCTATATAAGGCATATAAGCATTTGAAAACGGCGCGCATCTACTTTGAAGATAAGCTCTGTTCATCTCAACATTATCcttatttataaacttatgaattggGAACCGGAGGTTTCCTGTCGCGCCACGTGGCGGGGGGTGGGCTCGGGCTGGACGGGTAAGCCAGCGAGCGAGATAGCATCGCTAACCATGAGCGCTGCGGCGCGGCAGACCGGTGCGGACGCGAGCTTGCGCGGAGCCCGCGGGTGGGGGCGGCTGGCGGCATGCGGGCAGACCGGCGCAGGGCACGAGCGGGCGAGTGGGCGCAAGCCGGCGAGGATGCGAGCCGCCacaggctttttttttttttttttttttttttttttttttttttgcttttttcctgtgggaacacacacacacactctcttctctctcttctctcttctctcgttattgtttttttttcttttctaactcTTCTTATTTTAGAGTATTGTAGGccacatacaaaaaaataaaatttaaatttaaatttaaaatttgaattgaaattgaaattgaaaatttaaaccgagtcttttcttattttgatgGGTTGTGGGTCacatatagaaattaaaattttatatttaaatttaaagtttgaatttaaattgaaatttaaattttaaatctgacttttaaattgaatctaattttttatttcaaacttaaattttttattttgattttgatatttcaatttatatttaaaatttataaagatatgacttaaaaatcaaaagaagaGCTTTTCTTATTCAGAGATTTTGTGGGTCCCATACTCccatatattcttttttatttttaattgaggGTCAATTGCACAATTTGTCCCAACCTTTGCACCATTTTTACTTTTGTCCCTAATATTTTGTCTTTTACAATCAAGTTTTCACTTCTTCTTGATTTTATAGCGATTATGTCTCAACTGTTAAATCTATGTGATttcgcagtttctcactttagtaccctatggtttaaagtgtattaatttttcTCCTTATTTTGGGAGGGTTGTGGGgcctatatttaaattttttttttatgaattaatcacATATTGATTCCAAccataattttaatgataataatttactgtaatAATACCTTCCCGCCGCATCGCACTAGCCCGTAACTAGTGTGCTTTATCCTTGCAATGGAATGCTCAATACCCCAGTCTTCAGACAGTTAAAGCACTTGATTGGGTCGCGACACTCCACAGCTCTGTGGCCCAAGGCAAAGCACCTGAAGCACTTTCTCTTAATACTTCGGCTCACCAGGACACTTAGACCTCCAGAGTATAGTACTCTGTTTTCGGAGGGGAGTAAATTGTTGTGTCTGTGAGTTCATCTTCCTCAGTACCACCTCTTTATAAGAGCCACGATCAAGACCTAAGAAGTTAATGTGACTACCAATTGCCTCTGGAATGCTCACCCATCTGGATTCTTATAGTGAGATCCTCTCATTTCCTTTATTTTGAAAGTTATTAAGATCTTCCTTATAATCTTGTTGGCGGCCTaatgtcccgacccttgacctggTCAAGTATCCTCCTCGGGAAGAGTGTCGGGATGGTGAGCGGCCGCggatgatgaccctcgaagtttgcgcccacgacgaATCAAGCGATttggccgatgagggatcgaatcagccgggttcgaaaacctctgCAGTAAATTCACTTCGgtaggatgagccgaatgaacaggggaagcccagaattcgactgaaagatgagccgaatggctaaacaacTTGAGATCTGATCGGCACGAAGAGCCGAAAATAACTTTCTATTGATTAAAAAGCGAAAAGAGTACAgaaacaggggagtgatgcccgtagggcagacagactccgagtatgctaaattacaggaactactcctaaggaaagcggtaaatgcgagaatagaaagatgcaggaaaataaaggtggttttttgtgcgcaggggcgaagaccccttTTCAGGGTgtcgtatgcctatttataaagCTGCATTTGCGTTTAGTTATCTTCActgcacgatcggccactatctcctgatttgtagggccaccttcggccgatcgaaaccgctcgtaactgcttgcggttgctaTAACTCCTCGGCCCAGCGCGGCTTGTGTGCGTCCGGCGTATTCTAAGTCTACTGTTTTAGCCGTCTTACGGATATGGACCTGGTGCACCAGCTGTTCGcacctaattggctcaacaattgccccctcacCAGTTTTCGAAGCgacgcttcggtagctggcgttaCCCTTTTCATCTCAAACAACTTTCTATTGCCGAAAGTGAGCTTGATCCGAGGCGTATTTCTCAgtccaatcaaattcaaattctctgacGTGATCTGCACCACGATCTTCTGTATGGTTTAATCTAAGccgtttattttttctttacggCTCTGATCGTATTCCCCACTTTTGTCTTAtgtgcggcattaattaggtttAATTGCCGCCGTCTATTCACCATTATAGCCTACCTTGGGACTCGTAGTCGATGCGATAGTTCGATACgacggccttttcttcttccctaAGCTTCCCATTCTTTTGTCTCTTCtaattcttatttcttttcctcGTCTCCTTCACTAAAACCTCTTCTCTGTTTCTTTCATTCCTCTTTGCTTTTCGTAACCGAATCTCTCggctcttcttttcttttgaacaatgtctttggttcctcctcttccttctcatccATCTCTTGACTATACTATACTCAAACCTTTTGTTGACTCGGACCCCTCTAGATTTATTTTGGGTCCTTCTCTTACAGAGGTGCCAGCCCCTATCAACTCGCCATTTTCTAGCGACGGTCTTCCTCTGAAAAAAGCTATTCATCTTCAGTCTTGGTACTCTTCTGCTTCAACAGGGAAGAGTCTTCGAACTTGGCCAAGTACTTCAGAAGCATATTTAACCTGGTTAGATCGAGTAGAAGCCGCTTTTGGTGACTTTTGGCAAGAGGTTGGGATATATGAAGCTATTCAATTGTCTCGGCATTCTCCCATTGTCGATAATCTTCTTCTAGCCGCCGCTTTATGTTTTTGGTCCCCCGCttctaatgtttttcttttcaaaagaggaCCTTTTACCCCTACTCTTTTTGACGTGGCCGCCATTACTGGCTTGCGCCCTCACGGCGTTTCTATTTCTATGTCTTATAATCCTGACGGCGTATCTGAATTCGAGGATCGTTTAGACCTCAATGACTTGGCTTACTCCAAGTTTATCCGCAAATTCGCAGGTGAATTCCCTGCTCCCGTTACTAAGAATGAACATACATCATTTCTCCTTTATTGGTTATGCCATAATCTTTTCTGTACTCGTTCGCAGAAAATTAATCGTGATTTTGTTCCAATCGCCGTCGGTTTGTCTAACGGCGATAGATTAGCTCTAGGACCTTACTTCCTTGCCTTTGTCTATAGAGAAATTTTTAATTCTCTCAAAACACTACATTCTGGAGATGGTATTGCCATTAGTTCTGGCTGCGGTGTCTTCTGGTTTCTTCAAatgtttttacaattttatattcCCGCTTTGTGCCAGTCTCCTTTTAACCCGACTTCGGTTGctcaatttgattcttatgggttagctctcggctgtccacagCCGATGACTCTGGGTCAACCCTCtgattttcttacttattttaaaattttttatgagcCGAGTCCTGAATCGGCTGTTTCTTGGGCTCCTTTCCCTGACCGTCTTACTGGTCCTTCTTGGTTTCTTGCCCGGTTTGAAGCCATCCGAGATGAGTTGGCCTCTTCTCGTGCTAGTGAATACTTAGAAGTCCGGTATTCCTATTTGACTCCGAGGGATCTTCATGTGGGGTTGAAATCGCGCTCCAAACTATTACCGAGCACTGAAGCTTATTCCCCTCAGTATGTGGCCCGTCAGTTTGGGTTTGTTCAACCGATTCCCGCTCCATCAAAATTTTTCACAATTAATACAGCCGATCACCGGCCCCCTACTAAAAGCATAGCCGAAGCTGATAAGATTTCAGCTATGGGAAATCGCCTTCGTCGATTCTTTAAATTGGTGAGCTTCAGGCCGAATTACACAGGAGTTGCTCTCACTGGTTATGCTACTGTTTGGGACCGTTTTACGGACAGTACTCTCGATCTTTCTCTTCTTCGGGCATTCTGAAGAACTATTCATCCAATTCTTTCAGCTGATCCTCCTGTCTCACCAATAGAAGAAACAGAAGAGGTTTCTGAGGTTAAACCTCCTTCTTTTGTAATGTATTCATTTTTTCTATTCAATATTCtaacttttcttttctacaGTCAACTCCAGCTTCTTCATCAGTCCCAACTTCAAATAAAAGACCAACTGAAACTGTACAAGTTACTCCTCCGCCGACTTCGAAACGGCGTAAATTAGTTGCTAAGCGGCAATTTCGACAAGCCGAAGGTGTTCCTTCGGCTGACAAATTAGAAGACACAGCCGAAGATATGCCTTCGGCCTCAATTCCAACGACAAGAACCGAAGACATACCTTCGGCTAATATTCCATTAGAGGAAACTGTTGTGCCTTCCTCAGCTACAGAACAAAGCCATGTCCCGACCGAAACAATTGATATCGGGTTACGTCAAGTTAGCTGTCAGTAAGCAGattttatatttcttcatctatttatcttttttcttttaactcacTCACAGTCCTCTCCTGAAAGAGCTCATTTTCCTCATTTCTCAAAGGCGCAGATAGAGCGGTAGCTTCGCAGGGAAGCCCGTCttgagaaaaagagggggatggaaaagaagaaaaaatctgTTGAAACGGCAAGCACGACGCCGTTACCCAGTGAGGTTACATCACCTCGTTCTACTCCTGTCCCAACACCAACTACAGGGGACGAACAAATAAACATACCTCTTGGGCGATCTTCTGGAGATGAAAGTGCTGTACCTCCCTGTTTGACCCAGGAAGCTTCTTCTCCTATTTCTGATGATCCTTTATCTGCAACTCTTCAATCCTTTTTGATTTCAAGCCCCAATTCAACCGAGGGGGATGATTCTTCAACTATTATCATTTCATCGGACACTCGAAGCAAGTTCGATGAATGTCTTAAAATATATGGCGCCGGTGTTCCTGGTTTGGCTCAAAATCCAGAATAATTTGATCGGCTATATGCCCTTTTACTTGATTTAACCGATCAAACAGATGTTACTCCcgacataaaatattttgtggccACCTTATCGCTTCAgctttcatcttttttggctcGGCAGCAATCTTTAGGTGCCGAACTTGTagctttagatcaacatttttatcgtgttgatcattttaagaaaaatattccTGATATAGCAGCTCCGAATACTGAGGTGTATCGAGAGGATCGAGAATTAGCTGATCAAGAATTGGCTCTGCAGAAGCGAATCTTCACTCTTAAGGAAGAGTTAgcagcagccgaatctactctgGCACAAACCTCCGAGCGCCGACTTCAATTAAAAGATCAATTGAAGTCCAAAAAGGAAGAAGGGATAAGGCTTAAAGAGGAGCTCTCTCAACTTTACAAAGTTCATCCTCTGATGACGCGCCGAAGGAAAGCTGCTGAAACCGCCCAAGCCAATCTcatagccgaatggaaccaactcaGAGACTTATTATCTTtattcggcttgtaatattctacctttgactttaattatttttccacatggatgggtaatagttctttaaatattttctgttgattgatttttcactttctgatCCATCCCTGTTTTGCAAATAATATGCATTTTCTCTTGTGATTCGGCTAATCTGGAATGGTCCTTCCAGATTTGGGGACTACTTTCCATGCGTTCGGTCTATTTGACCGATTGGAAAAATCAGCCGAAGTATTAAATCACCGACAACAAACGTCTTCGGTCGAACTTTCTTATTATATGCACTACGTACTCGGCTTTGGTATGCTTGCATATTGtctaaagctatcaaccgagTATCTATTATCTTCTCTGCTTGATCTTTCATTAGATCAATATATTCATCAGCCGAGaggtctttttgtttttctattcttaaagaaggaactgttatctcagctggaattacggcctcatggctataaactaattggaatggtgtcatccctgttgctGTTTTTATTGAGgttcggcatgcccataatacttcgGAAAGCTTTTCATTCCACTTTCTAGGGTACTTTCCGATATGTCGCTTCATAAGGTTGATAATTATCTTATTTGCTGCTTCTACCTGCCCATTCGCTTGAGCATAATAAGGAGACGAATGCAGCAGCTTTATCTTTCGAGACTCGATGAACCGAACAAACTGTCCCCCcgtgaacattgtcccttggTCGGTTGTGACGGTCTCAGAAATTCCAaaacgatgaattatatgatcttcaacaaaatcaataatttcctTTTGAGTAACCAATCGAGTAGGTCTGGCTTCCACCcatttagtaaaataatcgaTGGCTACTATCAGAAACTTGTGACCAGCCGAGGAATTCGGCTGAATTTTTCCGATTAAATCCATGGCCCATCCTCGGAAAGGCCACGGTTTAATTATGGCGTACATCTCAGAGGCAGGAACCCTCTGTATTGAAccatgaaattgacattcttggcaacccttagcatactctatgcaatcttgatgcatagttgGGCAATAATATCCTAGatgccgaattgtccatcttaatttttttcctactagatgggttccacatattccttcatgtgtttctcccattacTAATAGAGCTTCTTCCGGCCCTAGACATTTTAATAGAACTTCTTCGGCTGTCCTTTTGTATAGTTGACCATCTAACAAATAGTAGCCGAGaactcttcttcgaatattataatcaacCCTTATATTGGGATCctccaaatatttgatcaatGACTTCCTCCAATCATCTTTTACTTCTACAGGAGCTATGATCGGTTCTCGTATATGAACCGAAGGTAGCAATCTCCTCTGTATTACTATTGACTCTGACTTCGGCTCTCCgtatcctgaagccgattgggccAATTCGTTTGCCTTTTCGTTTTCCTGTCTGCTCAAATGTTCGAATTCGGCTTCTCCAAAATTGTATAATAATTCTATTGTCTTCTTCAAATAATTTTGGAAAGTCGGATTCTCACATCGGTATTCCCCGTTAATCTACTTGATTACTAACTGTGagtcaccgatgactttgattgattttgctttcaattcttgcaatattTCGAGGCCGATTATTAAGGCTTCATACTCAGCTTGGTTGTTAGAACACCCGAAATCTAGCTCAAATGCAAATTGACAAACATAACCTTCAGGAGATTGTATCACTATCCCTGCTCCTGCAGATTCGGTTGTCCTTGAACCGTCAAAGTACAACACCCAACGTTGGCAGCCGATTAAACTCTGCTTCGGCTCCTCGATCTCTACACATGGGTGGTCAGCCAAAAAATCAGCTATAGCTTGACCTTTGATAGCTCTGGCAAGAACGTAATTAAGGGAAAACTCGGATAAAGCTAATATCCATTTCCCAATTCGTCCTCATAATACTggcttagataacatatattttatcaaatcggTTTTGCATATTACTGATACTTCAGttgacaaaatataatatctcaattttgtgcatgcataatataaagccaaacataatttttctataacCGAGTACCGTTTTTCTGTATCTAGCAGACGTCGGCTTAGGTAATAAATGGCTTGCTCTtccttcttttcattttcttgagccAACAAACATCCCAGATTTTCGTCTGCAGCCGATATGTACAACTTCATCGGCTGATTTGACTTCGGAGGTACCAGTACCGGAGGAtttgataaatatctttttatattctcAAATGCCTATTGCTGTCTCTCCGTCCAAATGAATTCTTCTTTGTCTTtaagccgaagtaatggagtaaaaACCTCAATTCTTCCGGCCAAATTGGATATgaaccgccgaagataattaatcttCCCCATCAAACTCTGtaattcttttttgcttttggcGGCGGTAATTCTAATATTGCTTTCGccttatttttttcaatttcgatccctttcttatgcactaaaaatcctaaaaagtttcctgctgaaactccaaaagcgcatttcaaagggttcattttcaaattatattttctcattattTCAAAGGCGAGCCTTAAATCAAcccaatgttcggcttgtgacttggatttgataactatatcatcgatatatacttccaacattttgccgattaagtcatgaaaaataaaattcattgctctttggtaagtagctccggcattctttaaACCAAACGGCATAAtaacccattcaaaggttccaattgaaccggggcatctaaaagccgttttagccacaTCTCCCTCAGCAAtgtaaatttgattataaccagcATGTCCATCCATAAAGGACAGAATTTCATTAccagcagccgaatctactaacatatcggctattggcattggatattcgtctttaggtgtagctaaattcaaGTTCCAAAAATCgatacaaactctaagtttgccattctttttacgcactggaactatattagacacccaatcaacataacgggccgctctaataaatccggcctttaaaagattttcgattttatttttaattttgagtacAATACTAGGCTCAAAtctacgagccggttgtttaaaaggcttgAACCCTTTTTTGATGGGCAGCCGATACTCTACAATCTCTCGACTTAAACCcggcatttcttcatagctccaggTGAAGCAATCCTTGTACTCCTTCAACAGCTTCTTTAATTCTTCCTGTTGCTGAGCCGACAGTTTAGAACTTATAAACGTCGGCCTGTTGTCTTCATCCGACCCCAGGTTTACCTCTATCAACAAATCCTGGGTTTCCAGCTTTTTCTCGTCAATTTTAATAGGTGATTTTTCTAGCTTCATTTTCGCTGTCTGCCTATTCATTTCATATGATTTGTCGGTCTTCATGACCGATTTCGTTTGATCTTCTTTCTTGGCTTTATGAACCGAGTCTTTTATGATTCCTTCGGCCTTATTGGCCGAATCATCAGGTGCCAACGCAACCGCTTTGGCAGCCGAATCATCCtcatagccgatcttgttgatcaGCTTATTCTGTCGAGGCTTGTTCCAAGCCTCTATGCTCGATTTTTtggactccattttaaccatctAGGTGGCTCTTCATCAGCCACCATAGCATTGATTTCTTTGGAGAGAATTAATTGAATCCCCTCCTCCGTCACTCTCACAAACGAAATCTGATCTGGATCAGCATTGGCCCAATTGGTGTGGCCGAtgtcctccatgttgacatctatCATTTGAGGTCGTCCTTCGGCCCGGACTTCTTCTACCTTGTCTCCTATCCACTGGAACAATTTTTCGTGGAGTGTAGAGGGCACGCACTCATTCGAGTGTATCCAATCTCTTCCCAATAGCaagttgtagtggctatctgcatccactacaaaaaacacagtttttaaagtttttgaacctaccgtgagttcggtggtgagcactcctcgagcttgttgaccgTTTCCTGTGAAATCGGTCATGATTGAATCGGTGGGCTtcaaatcatcttcatctttgcccaacttcttgAAAAAGGAAGTGGGCATCACATTGACCATAGCGCCGTCGTctaccataactcggcctaccggCCGACCTTCTATTAAAGCTTTTATAAAAAGAGGCCTTATGAACCTCGCCTGCATGGCCGAtagtttctcaaaaaccactgcaTCAGCCTGTCGAACATCCCCTAGCTGCAATTGGGCCACTGTAAgcccattttcttcttcttctctgaatTCCTCGTACTCAACAAACTCTGCTTTGAAAGATTGAGGCAGAGCGTACACCATATTCACCTCGGCCGGTGATTCATCAGCCGATTTCCCTATGATTCTCTGCTTCTTCTCTTCTGACTCCTTGGCCGTTTCGGCTGAAGAGTCACTCTCTATACGGACCTCCCTCTCTTTAGGAGGCCACCTTTCTCTCTTGATCATTGtctcgagggaagctattttatcttctaactccctcctgGTCATTTTTTCTTCTACCTCGGCCTTGGTTGGCCGTTCTATTCTTGACTTCAACTGATGGGCAAGTGATGAGCCGCCTGCCTCATGATTATTTCTCATCGGGCGAAAAGGGTGTGGTCGCTCATCAGGGCGTCTCCATACATTGAGCCTCATCCCTTTCGCCTCTTCATAATTTTGTCTTGCCTCGGCTtcatcctctgctgccgacgcttctgagtttttgttaacatcggcccctgccatctggccgatggtttATCTTCGACTTCGTGCCATTCGTCCACTGGCACGTTTGCCGGTACTTTTACCgttcttaaatgattttttagaatttctcttctttcccatggtctcggccaaggctgaatgccgagttcgttgactagccttcgaccgaggaattctatgtctccctcggtcattccttcaaattccggttctggtctcggcctggcttgctGTTGCCAATGTGGCCGATACCCAGGGAACTTTTGCTTGGAGCCGAATGGTCTATcctggtagtcccatcggccatgacgttctccacgcctgttgttgtagtaatcatgcagaatcttctaCATCATCATGTCTTTCTTGCGTTGAACCGAATCTACTTCCGGTTCAGTGTCATTAGAGGCTGCATCCGAGCCTTCTTTTTCTTGGTCTTCGCCATCGGGAATATCATCCCAATCCTCAGGGAACGCCATCAGCTCATTCCATTCGTTTCCTCTTTTCTTAGCATTCACGATAGCTTCCCAGTCTTTTTTCGTCATTTTGGCCTTGCATCTGATGCATAGCCGAAGATGTTTTTTGGCATGAGCCACATTGTCGGCGGTCTCCTTGTCAAAACTTTCTTTCCATTAATATTCACCATGTTGACCTGAAATGGAAATGAACTTTTGTTAATTATTCGATTTTCGCTTTCTTGGTCGGCCAATATGTGCCGACCCTCTTCTATTTCCTCTTGGATCTGTCTTTTCGCAGTcaattttccttttcctttcatgttcacggtgttgacctgtgatggaaaagggttcttatcaatttccatatctttgttttcttggtcggcaaagatcagccgaccctcatttatctctttttgaatttgcctcttaaaggcagtgcactcactagttttatggctccatgaatggtgccatttgcagtaTCTTCTACGTTTCAAttcttctacaggaggtatagtttggccttcctgtagtttaattcgtccatCCTTTAATAACCGATCGAAAATAAGATTGGTCTTTGTTATGTCAAATGAATAACTAAATGCTGATATTTGTGCTTTTGCTTATCTTGACTTTACAGGTTTtagcaaagcacatttgtatggTTGACTATTTCTCACCATCTCAGCAGCACAgatttcggcttcatcagccaaATCTTCTACCT
Proteins encoded in this window:
- the LOC109704314 gene encoding uncharacterized protein LOC109704314; its protein translation is MDLVHQLFAPNWLNNCPLTRKSLRTWPSTSEAYLTWLDRVEAAFGDFWQEVGIYEAIQLSRHSPIVDNLLLAAALCFWSPASNVFLFKRGPFTPTLFDVAAITGLRPHGVSISMSYNPDGVSEFEDRLDLNDLAYSKFIRKFAGEFPAPVTKNEHTSFLLYWLCHNLFCTRSQKINRDFVPIAVGLSNGDRLALGPYFLAFVYREIFNSLKTLHSGDGIAISSGCGVFWFLQMFLQFYIPALCQSPFNPTSVAQFDSYGLALGCPQPMTLGQPSDFLTYFKIFYEPSPESAVSWAPFPDRLTGPSWFLARFEAIRDELASSRASEYLEVRYSYLTPRDLHVGLKSRSKLLPSTEAYSPQYVARQFGFVQPIPAPSKFFTINTADHRPPTKSIAEADKISAMGNRLRRFFKLVSFRPNYTGVALTGYATSTPASSSVPTSNKRPTETVQVTPPPTSKRRKLVAKRQFRQAEGVPSADKLEDTAEDMPSASIPTTRTEDIPSANIPLEETVVPSSATEQSHVPTETIDIGLRQVSCQ